In the Bacillus shivajii genome, one interval contains:
- the murB gene encoding UDP-N-acetylmuramate dehydrogenase, translating to MDQIYKQLVDICTEKNVLKDEPMKNHTLTKIGGKADYFVTPETHEQTAKVVEYTYENNLPFMLLGNGSNMIVRDGGIRGVVMNLKKLNGLEVRGTQLIAQGGANIKDASRLGLDHHLTGLEFACGIPGSIGGAMVMNAGAYGGEVKDVIDHVTVVSKEGERFKLVKNELELDYRTSILGKKGYMVLEAVFNLEEGDRTIIKETMDDLTYKRESKQPLEYPSAGSVFKRPPGYFAGKLIQDSGLQGKGFGGAEVSTKHAGFIVNKNNATATDYIKTINMVRETVKDTFGVELELEVKLVGED from the coding sequence TCAAATCTATAAACAACTTGTTGATATATGTACAGAAAAAAACGTTCTTAAAGATGAACCGATGAAAAATCATACGTTAACAAAAATTGGAGGAAAGGCAGATTACTTTGTCACTCCTGAAACACACGAACAAACAGCGAAAGTTGTTGAGTATACGTATGAGAACAATCTTCCGTTTATGCTGCTAGGTAACGGTTCGAATATGATTGTTCGCGACGGGGGCATTCGTGGTGTTGTCATGAACTTGAAAAAACTAAATGGACTCGAAGTTCGCGGCACTCAGTTAATCGCTCAAGGGGGGGCAAACATTAAAGATGCCTCTCGTCTTGGGTTAGATCATCATTTAACAGGTCTAGAGTTTGCTTGTGGAATTCCTGGCTCAATTGGCGGTGCGATGGTCATGAATGCTGGTGCCTATGGCGGAGAAGTCAAAGATGTGATTGATCACGTTACGGTCGTCTCTAAGGAAGGGGAACGCTTCAAGCTTGTGAAAAATGAATTAGAACTTGATTACCGTACAAGTATTCTCGGAAAAAAAGGCTATATGGTGCTAGAAGCGGTCTTCAACCTTGAAGAAGGTGATCGAACTATCATTAAAGAAACGATGGATGACCTCACATATAAACGAGAATCAAAGCAACCACTTGAATATCCATCAGCAGGAAGTGTCTTCAAACGTCCACCAGGGTACTTTGCAGGCAAACTGATTCAAGATAGCGGCCTTCAAGGAAAAGGGTTTGGTGGTGCCGAAGTGTCTACGAAACATGCAGGCTTTATCGTGAACAAAAACAACGCAACAGCAACAGACTACATTAAAACAATCAACATGGTACGTGAAACTGTAAAAGATACATTCGGCGTCGAACTTGAACTTGAAGTAAAACTCGTCGGAGAAGATTGA
- a CDS encoding M3 family metallopeptidase, protein MKKLTTIAEELHNHQVQYSKLNWTLFTTGYDFGVQDEYLKMMDVLKDKENFETIEEYLEQDLSPLEQRKVEILHRSFKPYHLSDELNELNVKIQKKVNELSKILNTFRYKLDGKEVSAVELAQVLSMDSNRERRKEAFFARNQINQLMVDNGFIELINLRKEYAKLYGAENYVTYKLEANELDTTIFDSWLAELHDILPEMKEGRKKYAQEFLNDDEIMPWDEQYIQSQIAPSLNQDVDMSEYYTNIKDLFQMFGIDLTKMNITYDIFPRANKSEWGYNFPVETGKDSRILANVKNKYFEYGVLLHETGHGVHSFLLDPEEIILNKGVSGIISEGIANLFQGFLYSPAFYNKFFTDTDKVEQEFTRLKEYQKLNSLRSIGRIFFDHALYKNELNSLEDIYDVYWKNHKEVLGEEPFGEAPPWAYMIHFTTHPIYLHNYFMGDVTCAMLEQVFKEKYDTEILDKPEQFGEFLLNEVIKPSGTYKYNELFKRISGEDFSLKFMLDKK, encoded by the coding sequence ATGAAAAAACTAACAACTATCGCAGAAGAATTACATAATCATCAAGTCCAATATAGTAAGTTAAATTGGACACTGTTTACAACGGGCTATGATTTTGGTGTACAAGATGAATACTTAAAAATGATGGATGTGTTAAAAGACAAAGAGAACTTCGAAACGATAGAAGAGTATCTCGAGCAAGATCTGTCCCCTCTTGAACAAAGAAAGGTCGAAATTTTACATCGCTCGTTCAAGCCATACCACTTGTCGGATGAACTAAATGAGCTAAATGTGAAGATTCAAAAGAAAGTAAATGAACTTTCAAAGATTCTCAACACGTTCCGTTACAAGCTTGACGGAAAAGAAGTGTCAGCTGTTGAGTTAGCTCAAGTATTAAGTATGGACAGTAACCGTGAAAGAAGAAAGGAAGCTTTTTTTGCAAGAAATCAAATTAATCAACTGATGGTTGATAACGGGTTTATTGAACTGATTAATTTACGAAAAGAATATGCGAAGCTATATGGTGCAGAGAACTATGTTACGTACAAGCTTGAGGCAAATGAGCTTGATACAACGATCTTTGATAGCTGGCTAGCAGAACTTCACGATATTCTCCCAGAGATGAAAGAAGGGAGAAAAAAGTATGCGCAAGAATTTTTAAACGACGACGAGATTATGCCGTGGGATGAGCAGTACATTCAATCACAAATCGCTCCTTCTTTAAATCAGGACGTCGATATGTCAGAGTATTATACAAATATTAAAGATCTGTTCCAAATGTTCGGTATTGATCTTACAAAAATGAACATTACGTACGACATTTTTCCAAGAGCAAACAAGTCTGAGTGGGGTTATAACTTCCCCGTTGAGACAGGGAAAGATTCAAGAATCCTTGCCAATGTGAAAAATAAATATTTCGAATACGGTGTGCTGCTGCATGAAACAGGTCACGGTGTGCACTCCTTCTTGCTTGATCCTGAAGAAATTATTTTGAACAAAGGGGTCAGCGGAATCATTAGTGAAGGAATCGCTAACCTTTTCCAAGGATTTTTGTACAGCCCAGCCTTCTACAACAAATTCTTTACAGATACAGATAAGGTGGAACAAGAATTTACAAGGCTCAAAGAATACCAGAAGCTAAACTCACTAAGAAGCATCGGCAGAATCTTTTTTGACCACGCCCTTTATAAAAATGAACTGAATTCATTAGAGGACATTTATGATGTTTATTGGAAAAATCATAAAGAGGTTCTTGGTGAGGAGCCGTTTGGTGAAGCACCGCCTTGGGCATACATGATTCACTTTACGACTCATCCGATTTATTTGCACAATTACTTTATGGGGGATGTCACTTGTGCGATGCTCGAACAAGTGTTTAAGGAAAAATATGATACGGAAATTCTCGATAAGCCAGAACAATTCGGAGAGTTTCTATTGAATGAAGTAATCAAACCTTCAGGGACGTATAAATACAACGAATTGTTTAAGCGAATTAGTGGGGAAGATTTTTCATTAAAGTTTATGTTGGATAAAAAATAA
- a CDS encoding LysE family transporter → MTVFFTYVLLGLSLAAPIGPINAAQLDRGIKNGFFHAWLVGLGATIADGMYMLLVFLGVVHLVEQPFIQSFLWLFGFFVLVYTGIESLSGSGQMNYSETRTAGESRVKSFLSGFFMSLFNPLTILFWLGIFGSVLAKTVTSYGTEQVIIYIGAIFLGITIWDFTMAGFASTLRKFLTDRLLKGISILSGLSLIAFGIYFGIQAATVLFS, encoded by the coding sequence ATGACGGTTTTCTTCACATATGTGTTATTAGGACTTTCACTTGCAGCACCAATTGGACCGATTAATGCGGCCCAGTTGGATCGCGGTATAAAAAATGGTTTTTTTCACGCTTGGCTTGTCGGTTTAGGAGCAACAATTGCTGATGGAATGTACATGCTCTTAGTTTTTTTAGGCGTCGTACATTTAGTTGAACAACCCTTTATTCAATCCTTTTTATGGCTGTTTGGATTTTTCGTTCTCGTCTATACCGGGATTGAAAGTCTATCTGGATCAGGCCAAATGAATTACTCTGAAACGCGGACGGCAGGGGAATCACGAGTAAAATCCTTTTTATCAGGTTTTTTCATGTCATTGTTTAATCCGTTAACGATTCTTTTCTGGCTAGGAATTTTTGGGTCGGTTTTAGCCAAAACAGTGACTTCGTACGGAACAGAGCAAGTCATCATATATATCGGTGCAATCTTTTTAGGCATTACGATTTGGGACTTTACAATGGCCGGGTTCGCGAGCACATTACGTAAATTTTTAACAGACAGGCTGCTCAAAGGGATCTCAATTTTATCAGGACTATCTCTCATTGCTTTTGGGATCTATTTCGGCATTCAAGCGGCTACTGTTTTATTTTCGTAA
- a CDS encoding amino acid permease has translation MTTSSGSQQEKKLEWWQLSLLGVACTVGTGFFLGSSIAISMAGPSVILAYALAAIGTYFVYEALAKLTIADPQEGSFRIYAKKAYGRWAGFSCGWVYWLSELLIMGSQLTALSIFTRFWFPHIPLWIFACGYSVLAIIVILTGAKGFDRVENLLAVLKIAAVVMFIVLAGVALFGFFGDGVETAPIPRTMGGFMPNGITGLLPALIFGFYGFAGIEIIGLLAIRLKNMEDAMKTGKVMFALLAFLYITSISLALILMNWDQFTTDKSPFVSALREYAIPYIPHIFNGVFIIAGFSTMVASLFAMIRILVSLANDHDAPFVLGKMTKKETPLPAIGVTAGAIIVSIVLSLLLPDRIYEYFTTAAGLMLLYNWYFIIGSSNRLLEITTGDKVKRIIGFIIVMTAIVGTAFHSISRPGFYVSLLFVVIIALITWIMVRIWKKNQSGKDPGPGSIFTKIKQ, from the coding sequence ATGACAACAAGTTCTGGATCACAACAAGAAAAAAAGCTTGAATGGTGGCAGCTTTCATTATTAGGGGTAGCCTGTACAGTTGGGACAGGCTTTTTTCTAGGATCTAGTATCGCTATTTCAATGGCAGGTCCGTCTGTCATTTTAGCTTACGCTCTCGCTGCGATCGGTACATATTTTGTATATGAGGCACTTGCAAAATTAACAATCGCTGACCCACAAGAAGGGTCGTTTCGTATTTATGCAAAAAAAGCGTACGGACGCTGGGCAGGCTTTAGTTGTGGCTGGGTTTATTGGTTATCAGAGTTATTAATCATGGGTAGTCAGCTCACTGCACTATCGATCTTTACACGTTTCTGGTTTCCTCATATTCCTTTATGGATCTTCGCCTGCGGTTATTCCGTTTTGGCGATTATCGTGATTCTAACTGGTGCAAAAGGTTTTGACAGAGTCGAGAATTTGCTAGCTGTTTTAAAAATTGCTGCCGTTGTCATGTTTATCGTGTTAGCAGGTGTCGCTCTATTTGGTTTTTTCGGTGATGGTGTAGAAACCGCCCCAATCCCGCGCACGATGGGTGGCTTTATGCCTAACGGGATCACTGGCCTTCTACCAGCACTCATTTTCGGTTTTTACGGTTTTGCTGGGATCGAAATTATCGGGCTTCTTGCCATTCGTTTAAAAAACATGGAAGACGCGATGAAAACAGGAAAAGTCATGTTTGCACTGCTAGCTTTTCTTTACATTACTTCCATTTCTCTTGCATTAATTCTAATGAATTGGGATCAATTCACGACAGATAAAAGCCCTTTCGTTTCCGCTCTTCGAGAGTACGCGATCCCTTATATTCCCCACATTTTTAACGGGGTCTTTATCATCGCTGGCTTTTCGACGATGGTTGCTTCTTTATTTGCAATGATTCGAATTCTTGTCAGTTTAGCAAATGACCATGATGCCCCATTCGTATTAGGAAAAATGACGAAAAAAGAGACACCTCTTCCTGCAATTGGTGTAACGGCAGGGGCCATTATTGTCTCCATCGTTTTATCGTTACTTTTGCCTGATCGAATTTATGAATATTTTACGACTGCTGCTGGTTTAATGCTCCTTTACAACTGGTACTTTATTATAGGTTCATCAAACCGGCTTTTAGAAATTACAACAGGTGACAAAGTGAAACGAATAATCGGCTTCATTATCGTTATGACCGCAATTGTCGGTACCGCATTTCACTCAATCAGCCGCCCTGGTTTTTATGTGAGCTTGCTGTTTGTTGTGATCATTGCGCTTATTACATGGATCATGGTTCGCATTTGGAAGAAAAATCAGTCCGGAAAAGATCCCGGGCCTGGATCCATTTTTACGAAAATAAAACAGTAG
- a CDS encoding ABC transporter ATP-binding protein produces the protein METVLTIKDLGKSFKDKQIIKDISFEVKKGEIMAILGPNGAGKSTTIRNIMGIMYPDEGSVNFHNHNGKDIPRHKIGYLPEERGLYKNVKVMDVLLYFAELKDYPLKKAKERALTYLEKFDLKGNENSSIEELSKGMAQKVQFIASIIHEPELLILDEPFSGLDPVSQEIFKDEIQELANKGTAILLSSHQMNLVEELCDRLFMIHKGRKIIYGSIDDVKEEYANFKCTIRGKNEEGMLKVIGSVQRVEKKGETSVLYLTSDVAVSRWLKELPEELDIQELSIDRISLHEIFVDIATNEGRGVNHA, from the coding sequence TTGGAAACAGTACTTACGATAAAAGATTTAGGTAAATCTTTTAAGGATAAGCAAATTATTAAAGACATTTCTTTTGAAGTAAAGAAAGGCGAGATCATGGCCATATTAGGGCCTAATGGAGCAGGGAAGTCGACGACGATCCGCAACATCATGGGAATCATGTATCCAGATGAAGGCTCAGTCAATTTTCACAACCATAATGGAAAAGACATCCCGAGACATAAAATTGGCTACTTACCTGAGGAGCGAGGGCTATATAAAAACGTAAAAGTGATGGATGTTTTACTCTATTTTGCTGAATTGAAGGATTACCCTTTGAAAAAAGCGAAAGAGCGAGCGTTAACATACTTAGAGAAATTCGATTTGAAAGGGAATGAAAACAGTTCAATTGAAGAGTTGTCAAAAGGGATGGCGCAAAAAGTGCAATTTATAGCATCAATTATTCATGAACCGGAATTGTTAATATTGGATGAACCATTTTCAGGACTTGACCCAGTTAGTCAAGAAATTTTTAAAGATGAAATTCAAGAGCTTGCAAATAAAGGTACTGCAATTCTTTTGTCCTCACATCAAATGAATCTCGTAGAAGAACTTTGTGATAGGCTGTTCATGATTCATAAAGGTAGAAAAATTATTTATGGCTCAATCGATGATGTGAAAGAGGAATACGCAAACTTTAAGTGCACGATACGAGGGAAAAATGAAGAAGGAATGCTTAAAGTGATTGGCTCTGTTCAACGTGTTGAAAAGAAAGGGGAGACGTCAGTTCTTTATTTAACGAGTGACGTTGCGGTTTCACGTTGGTTAAAAGAGCTTCCAGAGGAGCTGGATATTCAAGAGTTATCAATCGATCGGATCTCCCTTCATGAAATCTTTGTTGACATAGCGACAAATGAAGGAAGGGGTGTTAACCATGCGTAA
- a CDS encoding ABC transporter permease produces the protein MRNSLKVARWEIKRNLKNKSFLISLFLTPLIFMFFFSVPVLFSGGGPEQPAQIQLYISDELAIENEVDQLTSQESMRLDFAGTIEDEESFIQELEQRSNTIYVPLTEDEIIQSLLTVYKTSDVSENDLMHLSVLEPVLKQYQLASIGLSQEEIRVVVQPIDYDTVEVEGEEGTVEQETSGTELLAQDPAERLIPGAFAGLILFSVVITGMMIFQSASQEKKEKVAEMVLSSLTPTELMQGKIVGYFALGLIQVLVWFAMVFPIILWRFSEIPILQYLFVPELVVLIVIAIAGYLLFASLFVGIGATVEDISASSNFQGIIFMLPWLPFILIGPILSDPNGLIAQIGTYFPLTSPGVLLIRLSILQEWVWLEIIFALVILFLSIWLLMKLAGKVFKTGILMYGKNATPKEIWKWIRQ, from the coding sequence ATGCGTAACAGTTTAAAGGTAGCTAGGTGGGAGATAAAACGTAATTTAAAAAACAAATCTTTTTTAATTTCATTATTTTTAACACCACTTATTTTTATGTTTTTCTTCTCAGTGCCGGTTCTCTTTTCGGGTGGAGGGCCAGAACAACCAGCACAAATTCAATTATATATAAGTGATGAACTGGCGATTGAAAATGAAGTGGATCAACTTACCTCACAAGAGAGTATGCGTTTAGATTTTGCTGGTACGATTGAAGATGAGGAATCATTTATTCAGGAGTTGGAACAGCGAAGTAATACCATTTATGTTCCACTCACAGAAGATGAAATCATACAGTCGCTCTTAACGGTTTATAAAACGAGTGATGTATCGGAGAACGATTTGATGCATCTGTCTGTTTTAGAGCCTGTATTAAAGCAATACCAGCTTGCGAGCATTGGGTTATCTCAAGAGGAAATTCGAGTTGTTGTACAGCCAATTGACTACGATACGGTAGAAGTAGAGGGAGAAGAAGGTACTGTAGAACAAGAAACATCGGGAACAGAATTACTTGCTCAAGATCCAGCAGAGCGACTAATCCCAGGTGCCTTTGCAGGTCTCATCTTATTTTCTGTAGTGATCACAGGAATGATGATTTTCCAGAGTGCTTCTCAAGAGAAAAAAGAGAAGGTTGCTGAGATGGTGTTATCGTCTTTAACTCCAACGGAATTAATGCAAGGCAAAATTGTTGGGTACTTTGCACTTGGACTTATTCAAGTTCTCGTATGGTTTGCGATGGTCTTCCCGATCATATTATGGCGTTTCTCTGAAATACCAATCCTGCAATACTTATTTGTTCCAGAACTAGTCGTACTAATTGTTATTGCTATTGCTGGCTATTTATTGTTTGCCTCGTTATTTGTCGGGATAGGTGCAACAGTAGAAGACATTTCAGCATCGAGTAACTTCCAAGGAATTATCTTTATGTTACCTTGGCTCCCATTTATTTTAATCGGGCCAATTTTATCAGATCCAAATGGCCTCATTGCACAAATCGGAACGTACTTTCCATTAACATCACCAGGTGTCCTATTAATCCGCCTTTCCATCTTGCAAGAATGGGTTTGGCTGGAAATTATATTCGCTTTAGTCATTCTTTTCTTGAGTATTTGGTTACTCATGAAATTAGCTGGAAAAGTATTTAAAACGGGGATTTTAATGTACGGAAAAAATGCAACACCGAAAGAAATTTGGAAGTGGATAAGACAATAA
- a CDS encoding CPBP family intramembrane glutamic endopeptidase — protein sequence MKTRKPWRSFLIFILLGFIGSLTLLPMSIELIKVQSEEFGIDLGMPAEQLALLTLVNPLILILVATAAGHILAKKVQLTSFIYEKDLYQKPFWSSFKPTIKLGIVAGVAVGVFLILTDAILSPWLPDELSATNEFPGFFHILSGVLYGGIVEEIMMRWGVMTLLVWLIWRIFQRKKEAPTPTTFWVAILFSSFVFAVGHYGATAATTTVTTIVYIRMLLLNGVAGVVFSWLFWKKGLETAMVAHIFTHLTMGLISYLLFFI from the coding sequence ATGAAAACACGTAAGCCGTGGCGATCGTTTTTAATCTTTATACTTTTAGGGTTTATAGGCTCTCTCACCCTTTTACCAATGTCTATCGAATTAATTAAAGTTCAATCCGAAGAATTCGGAATCGATTTAGGAATGCCGGCTGAGCAACTTGCTTTGCTGACGCTCGTCAATCCACTCATCCTTATTCTCGTCGCAACCGCTGCCGGACACATCCTTGCAAAAAAAGTCCAATTAACATCATTTATTTATGAAAAAGACCTTTACCAAAAACCATTTTGGTCCTCTTTTAAACCAACGATAAAGTTAGGAATTGTTGCTGGAGTGGCTGTCGGTGTGTTTCTCATCCTGACAGATGCCATTTTAAGTCCTTGGCTCCCTGATGAACTAAGTGCAACAAATGAATTTCCTGGCTTCTTCCATATCTTATCCGGCGTATTATATGGGGGAATCGTTGAAGAAATTATGATGCGCTGGGGAGTCATGACACTTCTCGTTTGGTTAATATGGAGAATTTTCCAGCGTAAAAAAGAGGCACCAACTCCTACGACGTTTTGGGTAGCGATCTTGTTTTCATCATTTGTGTTTGCAGTCGGCCACTACGGTGCTACAGCTGCTACCACGACTGTAACAACAATCGTTTATATACGAATGCTCCTATTAAACGGGGTTGCAGGCGTTGTTTTCAGTTGGCTGTTCTGGAAAAAAGGGTTAGAAACCGCGATGGTCGCTCACATATTCACCCACTTAACGATGGGACTCATTAGTTATTTACTGTTTTTCATTTAA
- the msrA gene encoding peptide-methionine (S)-S-oxide reductase MsrA — protein sequence MKEQIYEKATFAGGCFWCMVKPFDELPGIIDVVSGYTGGHVIDPTYEQVKTGESGHYEAVQITFDPEQFPYKKLLDLYWPQIDPTDDGGQFIDRGSQYRTAIFYHNDQQKVEAEQSRKEIEESGRFKDPIVTEVLPATVFFEAEESHQKFYKKNPEKYKQEQIESGRETFIQKNWK from the coding sequence ATGAAAGAGCAAATATACGAAAAAGCAACTTTTGCTGGCGGATGCTTCTGGTGTATGGTGAAGCCGTTCGATGAATTGCCAGGCATTATTGATGTTGTTTCCGGATATACAGGTGGACATGTGATTGATCCAACATACGAACAAGTGAAAACAGGAGAGTCCGGCCATTACGAAGCGGTCCAAATTACATTTGATCCTGAACAATTCCCTTATAAAAAGCTGTTAGATTTATATTGGCCACAAATTGATCCGACAGACGATGGAGGCCAATTCATTGATCGTGGCAGCCAATATAGAACCGCAATATTCTATCATAATGATCAGCAAAAAGTAGAAGCTGAACAATCGCGCAAAGAAATTGAAGAGAGCGGCCGCTTTAAAGATCCAATCGTCACTGAAGTCTTGCCTGCAACCGTATTTTTTGAAGCTGAAGAATCTCATCAGAAATTTTATAAAAAAAATCCAGAAAAATATAAGCAAGAACAAATTGAATCAGGGAGAGAAACGTTCATCCAAAAAAATTGGAAGTAA
- a CDS encoding PD-(D/E)XK nuclease family protein has translation MQRKPYPEFSWSLSRHKSMIDCARKYGLSYYASHNGWFRDSSEFAKEAYRLKKITNLPILFGQEVHDMIESVINHYLATSNIPDEDRLTTHIRNQLNRAFRDSVKGYNDWFQRPNKFNMLHEIYYGGKLRQEAIEKIEERLDVCITNFLNSDSFRDLTERRSEIEFLESEQFRTMEIEGVKVFVVIDVLYKDLINDKWVIVDWKTGKESLEDRHQLAIYAMYLSQKFGARLDQIQLRNEYLLTGDCRVHELNESDLMNVYHIMKHSLVEMGKFLVDEDENKPVDLSLFPKTEYIQKCDRCNFRQICERDD, from the coding sequence ATGCAACGCAAACCATATCCTGAGTTTTCCTGGTCTCTTTCACGACATAAATCAATGATCGATTGCGCTCGTAAATACGGACTGTCTTACTATGCATCACATAATGGTTGGTTTCGAGATTCGTCTGAATTTGCAAAAGAAGCTTACCGACTAAAAAAGATCACGAACCTTCCAATCTTGTTTGGACAAGAGGTTCACGATATGATCGAATCAGTCATTAATCACTACCTCGCGACTAGCAACATCCCTGACGAGGACCGTTTAACCACTCACATCCGCAATCAGTTGAATCGCGCTTTTCGCGACTCGGTAAAAGGTTATAACGATTGGTTTCAACGGCCGAATAAGTTTAACATGTTACACGAAATTTATTACGGCGGGAAACTGAGACAAGAGGCAATAGAAAAAATCGAGGAAAGGCTAGATGTTTGTATTACGAACTTCTTAAATAGTGATAGTTTTCGAGATTTAACGGAAAGGCGCTCCGAAATCGAGTTTTTAGAAAGTGAGCAGTTTCGCACGATGGAGATTGAAGGTGTAAAAGTCTTCGTTGTGATCGACGTTCTATATAAAGATTTAATAAACGATAAATGGGTGATCGTCGATTGGAAAACTGGTAAGGAGTCATTAGAAGATCGTCATCAGCTCGCAATCTATGCAATGTACCTCAGCCAGAAATTTGGTGCTCGTCTCGACCAAATTCAACTGCGTAACGAGTATTTGTTAACAGGGGATTGCCGTGTTCACGAACTCAATGAATCTGATTTAATGAATGTATATCACATTATGAAACATAGTTTAGTAGAAATGGGGAAATTCCTCGTCGACGAAGATGAGAACAAACCAGTAGATTTGTCTCTATTCCCAAAAACAGAGTACATCCAAAAATGTGACCGCTGTAACTTCCGTCAAATATGCGAACGTGATGATTAG
- a CDS encoding metal-dependent hydrolase, with amino-acid sequence MRYYTHITTSLSMSLIYGQLTDTALPTSVLVGVAVGSVLPDIDETKSYIGRRTGPISRFVKMLFGHRGITHSGLVIAFAIFGAMNTDIDFLFGLSLGVIFHIVGDFFSKGGVPLLLPLTKDRFKFPLYRTGKTSEFVIFCGSVAFLYYFFFM; translated from the coding sequence ATGAGATATTACACACATATTACAACATCTCTTTCAATGAGTTTAATTTACGGACAACTAACTGATACAGCGCTCCCAACTTCAGTGTTGGTAGGAGTTGCTGTTGGTTCGGTTCTTCCAGATATTGATGAAACGAAATCTTATATCGGAAGAAGAACCGGGCCCATATCTCGATTTGTAAAAATGTTATTTGGCCATCGCGGCATCACGCATTCCGGCCTCGTTATCGCTTTCGCTATATTCGGTGCCATGAACACCGATATTGATTTCTTATTTGGTCTCTCTTTAGGTGTTATTTTTCATATTGTTGGAGATTTCTTTTCAAAAGGCGGGGTTCCTTTACTCTTACCTCTGACGAAGGACCGATTTAAGTTTCCATTGTATCGAACGGGGAAAACGAGTGAGTTTGTTATTTTTTGTGGATCCGTAGCATTTTTATATTATTTTTTCTTTATGTAG
- a CDS encoding NUDIX hydrolase yields the protein MTQGTIDYARRIQAIAQAGLAFTKDPFDKERYCELMEMAANMMANHFEESPDKVFSIYKNEEGYPTPKLDVRGVIFHDHQILLVKEKMDDCWALPGGFCEVGLSLNENVEKEVLEEAGLQVKAKKTLAILDINKHDHPKQLFHYYKVFVECEWRGGDLSEGVETSGVQFFHEGDLPPLSKGRNTEEQIELLFQFLSNTTKHPITD from the coding sequence ATGACACAAGGAACAATAGATTATGCAAGAAGGATACAGGCAATTGCTCAAGCGGGACTTGCTTTTACGAAGGATCCGTTTGATAAAGAACGTTATTGTGAATTAATGGAGATGGCTGCAAATATGATGGCGAACCATTTTGAAGAAAGTCCAGATAAGGTTTTTTCCATCTATAAAAATGAGGAAGGTTATCCGACACCAAAACTCGACGTTCGAGGGGTTATTTTTCACGATCATCAGATTTTACTAGTTAAAGAGAAAATGGATGATTGTTGGGCCTTGCCAGGTGGTTTCTGTGAAGTAGGGCTCTCACTAAATGAAAATGTAGAAAAAGAAGTGTTAGAAGAAGCGGGACTTCAAGTAAAGGCGAAGAAAACGTTAGCTATTTTAGATATAAATAAACACGACCACCCTAAACAGCTTTTCCACTATTACAAAGTGTTTGTGGAGTGTGAATGGAGGGGCGGAGACTTAAGTGAAGGAGTTGAAACATCTGGTGTGCAGTTTTTTCATGAAGGTGACCTTCCACCTTTATCAAAAGGAAGGAACACCGAGGAACAGATCGAGTTGTTGTTTCAATTTTTATCAAATACGACGAAGCATCCAATTACAGATTGA